The Stenotrophomonas maltophilia genome includes a region encoding these proteins:
- a CDS encoding RidA family protein, translated as MSQRDVVFPAGRQALYERNRYSPAIRSNGFLFVSGQVGSREDGSPEPDFETQVRRAFENLNAVLAAAGCTFDDVIDVTVFLVDPEENFEKAWAIVPEYWGEAPHPTLTGIGVTWLYGFQFEIKVIAKLP; from the coding sequence ATGTCACAGCGTGATGTCGTTTTCCCCGCCGGCCGCCAGGCCCTGTACGAGCGCAACCGCTACTCGCCGGCGATCCGATCCAATGGCTTCCTGTTCGTCTCCGGCCAGGTCGGCAGCCGCGAGGACGGCTCGCCCGAGCCGGATTTCGAAACCCAAGTGCGCCGCGCGTTCGAGAATCTCAATGCGGTGCTGGCCGCTGCCGGCTGCACGTTCGATGACGTGATCGATGTGACTGTATTTCTGGTCGATCCGGAAGAGAACTTCGAGAAGGCCTGGGCGATCGTGCCCGAGTACTGGGGCGAGGCGCCGCACCCGACCCTGACCGGCATCGGCGTGACCTGGCTGTACGGGTTCCAGTTCGAGATCAAGGTGATCGCGAAGCTGCCGTGA
- a CDS encoding nucleotide disphospho-sugar-binding domain-containing protein, with protein sequence MRLLALTYGTEGDTRPLAMLCHGLIGAGHEVTLLADGGTLGSAQALDVPHAALEGDIHDEVVALVSRGNGVAAASSGLARMALQHVSGWMRQADAAAEGCDAILTGGLAAFVGMSVGERRGMPVIGTGMIPLTPTRAFRSPFLPPGRSPGWLNRASYGLVNGLIWRQFRRPINAARKQLGQSPRRSLWPGLPMLYGISPQLLPPPADWPADHIVCGQWRLPDAPWIPPADLQAFLDASPPPVYLGFGSMTGFDRERVLPALLQALAPRRVLLFPGWVGLPAMRLPDSVFVLGPTPHEALFPRCAFAIHHGGSGTTHSACRAGIPSLVMPFAADQFFWADRLYRLGVAPAPLSPKRLDAATLAAAITFVETDATRARAAALGVAMRHEDGVACGVAMIERWLRPV encoded by the coding sequence ATGCGGCTGCTGGCCCTGACCTACGGAACCGAAGGCGATACGCGTCCCCTGGCCATGCTCTGCCATGGCCTGATCGGCGCAGGCCACGAGGTGACACTGCTTGCCGATGGCGGCACCCTGGGCAGCGCGCAGGCACTGGATGTGCCCCATGCGGCTCTTGAAGGTGACATCCATGACGAAGTGGTCGCGCTGGTCTCGCGTGGCAACGGTGTTGCCGCCGCCAGTAGCGGGCTGGCACGGATGGCGCTGCAGCATGTCAGCGGCTGGATGCGCCAGGCCGATGCCGCTGCCGAAGGCTGCGATGCGATTCTGACCGGTGGCCTGGCGGCCTTTGTCGGCATGAGCGTGGGCGAACGCCGCGGAATGCCGGTCATCGGCACCGGCATGATCCCGCTGACCCCGACGCGGGCCTTCCGCTCTCCGTTCCTGCCACCGGGACGCTCGCCGGGCTGGTTGAACCGCGCCAGCTATGGGCTGGTCAACGGCCTGATCTGGCGCCAGTTCCGTCGGCCGATCAACGCAGCCCGCAAGCAGCTGGGGCAATCGCCGCGCCGCTCGCTGTGGCCCGGCCTGCCGATGCTCTATGGCATCTCGCCGCAGCTGCTGCCGCCACCGGCGGATTGGCCGGCCGACCACATCGTCTGTGGCCAATGGCGCCTTCCCGATGCGCCCTGGATACCCCCGGCCGATCTGCAGGCCTTCCTCGATGCCAGTCCGCCGCCGGTGTATCTGGGCTTCGGCAGCATGACCGGCTTTGATCGCGAGCGCGTGTTGCCGGCCCTGCTGCAGGCGCTGGCGCCACGCCGGGTGCTGCTGTTTCCTGGCTGGGTGGGACTGCCTGCGATGCGCTTGCCCGATTCGGTCTTCGTACTGGGGCCGACTCCACACGAAGCGCTGTTCCCGCGTTGCGCATTCGCCATCCACCACGGTGGCAGCGGCACCACGCATTCGGCCTGCCGCGCCGGCATTCCCTCGCTGGTGATGCCGTTCGCCGCCGATCAGTTCTTCTGGGCTGATCGTCTGTATCGGTTGGGCGTGGCACCGGCACCGTTGTCACCGAAGCGGCTGGACGCAGCAACGCTGGCGGCAGCCATCACCTTCGTTGAAACCGACGCAACACGCGCACGCGCGGCGGCCCTGGGCGTGGCGATGCGCCATGAGGACGGGGTGGCCTGTGGCGTTGCAATGATCGAGCGATGGTTGCGGCCGGTGTGA
- the dnaQ gene encoding DNA polymerase III subunit epsilon, whose amino-acid sequence MSRIVALDTETTGISHRLGHRVIEIGAVELIDGQLTGRQFHTYLQPQRKVDWGAQRVHGISDAMLVGKPLFSSKAAELLEFLRGSEMVAHNATFDVGFLDNELRLSGIPGTLAQHCRITCSLKLARGRWPGQGNKLDDVLQRLRIPSQRGLHGALKDAHLLAQVIPHLR is encoded by the coding sequence ATGAGCCGCATCGTTGCACTGGATACCGAAACCACCGGCATCTCCCACCGCCTGGGGCACCGGGTGATCGAAATCGGTGCCGTCGAACTGATCGATGGCCAGCTCACCGGCCGCCAGTTCCACACCTACCTGCAGCCGCAGCGCAAGGTGGATTGGGGCGCACAGCGCGTGCACGGCATCAGCGATGCGATGCTGGTGGGCAAGCCGCTGTTCTCCAGCAAGGCGGCCGAACTGCTGGAGTTCCTGCGCGGCAGCGAGATGGTCGCGCACAACGCTACCTTCGATGTGGGCTTCCTGGACAACGAGCTGCGCCTGTCCGGCATCCCCGGCACGCTGGCCCAGCACTGCCGCATCACCTGCAGCCTGAAGCTTGCGCGGGGACGCTGGCCGGGTCAGGGCAACAAGCTGGATGATGTGCTGCAGCGCCTGCGCATTCCCAGCCAGCGCGGCCTGCATGGCGCGTTGAAGGATGCGCACCTGCTGGCGCAGGTGATTCCGCACCTGCGCTGA
- a CDS encoding LysR family transcriptional regulator, which produces MDRFEAMRAFARVVETGSFTRAAHTLQISRTTVTQLVQQLEAHLRLRLLNRTTRRVSVTADGAAYYPRIARLLAELEEVEGGLDDAATQLRGRLRVDVPGPYARLRLVPALPDFQARYPEIQLDIGVSDREVDVIADNVDCVIRGGTPADPALVARPLGALPIGFHAGTGYVQRFGLPTDPRALEGPDHHMVGFLSPRSGRARVFSAQRGDERVEVQGRYTVGFDDGNAYLAAALAGLGVVALPSYMAEPHVARGELLPVLQDWQLPPMPMHVMFPPNRHMSQRLRVFIDWVVEALG; this is translated from the coding sequence ATGGACCGTTTCGAGGCGATGCGGGCGTTTGCACGGGTTGTGGAAACCGGCAGCTTCACCCGCGCAGCGCACACGCTGCAGATCAGCCGAACCACGGTCACCCAGCTGGTGCAGCAGCTGGAGGCACACCTGCGGCTGCGCCTGCTCAACCGCACCACGCGCCGGGTCAGCGTCACCGCCGACGGCGCGGCCTACTACCCGCGCATCGCCCGCCTGCTGGCCGAGCTGGAAGAGGTGGAGGGCGGGCTGGACGACGCGGCCACCCAGCTACGCGGGCGGCTGCGCGTGGATGTGCCCGGGCCGTACGCGCGGTTGCGGCTGGTGCCGGCGTTGCCGGATTTCCAGGCGCGCTACCCGGAGATCCAGCTGGACATCGGCGTCAGCGACCGTGAGGTCGACGTCATCGCAGACAACGTCGATTGCGTGATCCGGGGTGGCACCCCGGCCGACCCGGCACTGGTGGCGCGACCGCTCGGCGCGCTGCCGATCGGTTTCCACGCCGGTACGGGCTATGTGCAGCGCTTCGGCCTGCCGACCGACCCGCGCGCGCTGGAAGGACCCGACCACCACATGGTCGGCTTCCTCAGCCCGCGCAGTGGCCGGGCGCGGGTGTTCAGCGCACAGCGCGGCGATGAGCGCGTTGAGGTGCAGGGCCGCTATACGGTCGGCTTCGATGATGGAAACGCCTATCTGGCCGCTGCGTTGGCGGGGTTGGGCGTGGTGGCGCTGCCCAGCTACATGGCCGAACCGCACGTGGCGCGCGGCGAGCTGCTGCCGGTGTTGCAGGACTGGCAGCTGCCGCCGATGCCGATGCATGTGATGTTCCCGCCGAACCGGCACATGAGCCAGCGGCTGCGGGTGTTCATCGATTGGGTGGTGGAAGCGTTGGGGTGA